A stretch of Cucumis sativus cultivar 9930 chromosome 2, Cucumber_9930_V3, whole genome shotgun sequence DNA encodes these proteins:
- the LOC101204319 gene encoding DNA ligase 4 isoform X3, with protein MKWIVMIILKDLKLGVSEKSIFHEFHPDAEDLFNVTCDLKLVCEKLRDRRQRHKRQDIEVGKAVRPQLASRVSNANAAWKKLHGKEVVAECKFDGDRIQIHKNGTEVHYFSRNFLDHSEYGHGMSDVIVQNVRSARCILDGEMLVWDKSLNRFAEFGSNQEIARAAKDGFDSNRQLCYVAFDVLYVGDTSVIHRSLKERHELLRDVVKPVKGQLEVLVPNDGLNSDCAGYPSWSIRAYNVDDVERFFKSTIENRDEGIVIKDLGSKWEPGDRSGKWLKLKPDYVRAGSDLDALIIGGYYGSGRRGGEVAQFLMGLAERPPSNAYPRRFVSFCRVGTGLTDEELDAVVNKLKPYFRKSEYPRKTAPSFYQVTNNSKERPDVWIESPEKSIILSITSDIRTIKSEVFAAPYSLRFPRIDRVRYDKPWHECLDVQSFVELVHSSNGTTQRGTNNSGRQDSKGKYIKSIGKGRKKSVSVVPSHLLQTDITGITEDSLIFSNMLFYIVNVPPTHSLDSLHKLIVENGGTFSMNLNNSVTHSVAADSKAGIKYEAAKRHGDVIHYSWVLECCSQKKLLPLKPKHFLFLSGNSKKKLEKEIDEFADSYFWDLELSELKQLLSNLSISEDVKAIDYYRGKYCPKQDWCMFVGCQIYFLPLRLSLKSDWGILLELSIRRLKVEVSFRGGKVSDDPVSATHIIVFEIPGAPVRYETVLKSCNEAEKHAMLKDKIHIIAHQWLEDCLEMAQRLQEDSYNLNPNGKRSIENINFGMDSDTPLALEDQENPQIPCPSKEYKDQGRNEAASGQQMLSHSTERYDGKKRGRPATRSMQKAKSDVEQVRRARTRKAKGPAKISEVESDISDHTDEKTKAETGNIGTLCTENSEKHEFKTLENEISNSKKRGRPPAGNAQREKAEAGKIRRTRAHIAKGSANIGGINNSDSSDEANAEESKRGKDENEKTNEFKMLEDCNAKQKGKAIEEVRADSKSVEKPEKLEVMKDPLEAMLLDMVPSLGMSGTKSSISSSSSSSTVVEEKKPFVENKSEAVKKKVSYKDVASELLKDW; from the exons ATGAAATGGATTGTCATGATAATCCTCAAag ATCTGAAACTGGGAGTCAGTGAAAAGAGCATTTTTCATGAGTTTCATCCAGATGCAGAAGACTTGTTCAATGTCACCTGTGACTTAAAATTGGTTTGTGAAAAACTAAGGGATCGTAGACAAAGGCATAAGCGTCAG GACATTGAAGTTGGAAAAGCTGTGCGACCCCAGCTGGCTTCAAGAGTGTCCAATGCAAATGCTGCATGGAAAAAG CTTCATGGGAAGGAAGTTGTAGCTGAATGCAAGTTTGATGGTGATCGTATTCAAATTCATAAGAATGGAACTGAAGTACACTACTTTTCAAG GAACTTTCTCGATCACTCAGAATATGGACATGGAATGTCTGATGTTATTGTTCAAAATGTTCGTTCCGCTAG GTGTATACTTGATGGTGAAATGTTGGTGTGGGATAAGTCTTTAAATCGTTTTGCAGAGTTTGGTTCAAACCAGGAAATAG CAAGGGCAGCAAAGGATGGATTTGACAGCAATCGTCAG TTATGCT ATGTTGCGTTTGATGTTCTTTATGTTGGAGATACTAGTGTTATTCACAGGAGTTTGAAAGAAAGACATGAGCTTCTCAGGGATGTTGTCAAGCCTGTGAAGGGTCAATTGGAAGTCTTAGTACCTAATGATGGTCTTAATAGCGACTGTGCTG GCTATCCTTCTTGGTCAATCAGAGCTTATAATGTTGATGATGTGGAAAGATTCTTTAAGAGTACGATTGAAAATAG AGATGAAGGTATTGTTATTAAGGACCTGGGTTCTAAATGGGAACCTGGCGACCGTAGTGGGAAGTGGTTAAAATTGAAGCCTGACTACGTTCGTGCTGGATCTGATTTGGATGCTCTCATCATAG GAGGTTACTACGGCTCTGGACGGCGGGGTGGGGAG GTCGCTCAATTTTTGATGGGTCTTGCTGAGCGTCCACCCTCAAATGCATATCCTAGACG GTTTGTTTCCTTCTGCAGAGTAGGAACTGGACTTACTGATGAGGAGTTAGATGCTGTTGTAAATAAACTGAAACCTTATTTTAG GAAAAGTGAATATCCAAGGAAGACTGCACCCAGCTTTTACCAAGttacaaataattcaaaagaaagaCCAGACGTTTGGATTGAAAGCCCGGAGAA GTCAATCATTCTTTCCATTACCAGTGATATACGAACAATAAAATCTGag GTCTTTGCAGCACCATATAGTCTCAGATTTCCACGCATAGACCGTGTTCGATATGACAAACCTTGGCATGAATGTCTTGATGTTCAAT CTTTTGTGGAGCTGGTTCATTCAAGTAATGGTACCACACAAAGGGGCACAAATAATAGTGGTCGGCAAGATAGTAAAGGGAAGTACATTAAGTCCATTGGaaagggaaggaaaaagagcgTTTCTGTTGTTCCTTCTCATTTACTTCAGACTGATATTACAGGCATTACAGAGGACTCCttgattttctcaaatatgttatttt ACATTGTTAATGTGCCTCCAACCCATTCTCTCGATTCCTTGCACAAATTGATAGTGGAGAATGGGGGTACATTCTCtatgaatttgaataattcTGTTACACATTCTGTAGCGGCCGATAGCAAag CAGGCATCAAATATGAAGCTGCCAAGCGTCATGGAGATGTTATTCATTATTCTTGGGTTTTGGAATGTTGTTCCCAAAAGAAGCTGCTACCTCTAAAGCCTAA gcattttctctttctctctggtaactcaaagaaaaaattggagaaGGAAATTGATGAATTTGCTGACTCGTATTTCTGGGAtcttgaactttcagaacTGAAACAG CTATTAAGCAACCTTAGTATATCAGAAGATGTGAAAGCCATTGATTACTATAGGGGAAAATATTGTCCAAAACAAGATTGGTGTATGTTTGTTGGGTGCCAAATCTACTTTCTCCCGTTAAGATTATCTTT AAAATCTGATTGGGGCATTCTGTTGGAGCTTTCAATAAGGAGGTTGAAGGTTGAAGTTTCCTTCAGAGGTGGAAAAGTCAGTGATGACCCTGTTTCTGCTACCCACATTATAGTCTTTGAAATACCGGGAGCGCCTGTAAGATATGAAACAGTGTTGAAAAG TTGCAATGAAGCAGAAAAACATGCCATGTTGAAAGATAAGATTCATATTATTGCACATCAGTGGTTGGAAGACTGTTTGGAGATGGCCCAAAGGTTGCAAGAAGATTCATATAACTTGAATCCCAATGGGAAGAGGTCCATTGAAAATAT AAATTTTGGCATGGATTCTGACACACCATTGGCCTTGGAAGATCAAGAAAATCCGCAAATTCCCTGTCCTTCCAAGGAGTACAAAGATCAAGGAAGAAACGAAGCTGCTTCAGGACAACAGATGCTCTCCCATTCAACTGAGAGATatgatggaaagaaaagaggcaGGCCTGCTACAAGGAGCATGCAGAAAGCGAAATCAGATGTTGAACAGGTTCGAAGAGCTCGAACTCGAAAGGCCAAGGGGCCTGCAAAAATAAGTGAAGTTGAGTCAGACATCAGTGACCATACtgatgaaaaaacaaaagctgAAACTGGAAATATTGGAACATTATGCACTGAAAACTCAGAAAAGCACGAGTTTAAAACATTAGAAAACGAGATATCTAACTCAAAGAAACGAGGAAGACCTCCTGCAGGGAATGCACAGAGAGAGAAAGCAGAGGCTGGAAAAATTCGAAGAACTCGGGCACATATTGCCAAGGGATCTGCAAATATAGGTGGTATTAACAACAGTGACTCTTCCGATGAAGCAAACGCAGAAGAATCTAAAAGGGGGAAAGATGAAAACGAGAAAACGAATGAGTTTAAAATGCTAGAAGACTGCAATGCAAAACAAAAAGGCAAAGCCATTGAAGAAGTTCGTGCAGACTCCAAATCTGTGGAAAAACCTGAGAAGCTTGAAGTGATGAAGGATCCACTTGAAGCAATGTTATTAGATATGGTTCCAAGTCTTGGAATGAGTGGAACTAAAAGTAGTattagtagtagtagtagtagtagtactGTTGTTGAGGAGAAGAAACCATTTgtagaaaacaaaagtgaGGCAGTTAAGAAGAAAGTGAGCTATAAGGATGTTGCCAGTGAACTGCTTAAGGATTGGTAA